The Arcobacter sp. LA11 genome includes a region encoding these proteins:
- a CDS encoding c-type cytochrome translates to MKKVLLLTSILACVAFANPYQKCVGCHGANGEKVALGKSKVIKDMTKAEFIAAMKGYKDGSYGGPMKGLMKGQSAGLSDADIEAIANQIAK, encoded by the coding sequence ATGAAAAAAGTACTACTTCTTACGTCAATCTTAGCATGTGTTGCATTTGCAAACCCATACCAAAAATGTGTTGGTTGTCATGGTGCAAATGGTGAAAAAGTTGCTCTAGGTAAATCTAAAGTTATCAAAGATATGACTAAAGCTGAATTTATTGCTGCTATGAAAGGTTATAAAGATGGTTCATATGGTGGTCCAATGAAAGGTCTTATGAAAGGTCAATCTGCAGGACTTTCTGACGCTGATATCGAAGCTATTGCTAACCAAATCGCAAAATAA
- a CDS encoding c-type cytochrome — translation MKKVLLLTSILACVAFANPYQKCVGCHGANGEKVALGKSKVIKDMTKAEFIAAMKGYKDGSYGGPMKGLMKGQSVGLSDADIEAIANQIAK, via the coding sequence ATGAAAAAAGTTTTATTACTTACATCTATCTTAGCATGTGTTGCATTTGCAAACCCATACCAAAAATGTGTTGGTTGTCATGGTGCAAATGGTGAAAAAGTTGCTCTAGGTAAATCTAAAGTTATCAAAGATATGACTAAAGCTGAATTTATTGCTGCTATGAAAGGTTATAAAGATGGTTCATATGGTGGTCCAATGAAAGGTCTTATGAAAGGTCAATCTGTAGGACTTTCTGACGCTGATATCGAAGCTATTGCTAACCAAATCGCAAAATAA
- a CDS encoding c-type cytochrome, giving the protein MKKILCLTAIFACTLFADPYAKCVNCHGANGEKAAMSKSKVLKDMTKAEFIAAMKGYQDGSYGGAMKGLMTVQVKGLSDADIEAMANKIAK; this is encoded by the coding sequence ATGAAAAAAATTCTATGTTTGACTGCAATATTTGCATGTACTCTTTTTGCAGACCCGTATGCAAAATGTGTAAACTGTCACGGTGCCAATGGTGAAAAAGCTGCAATGAGTAAGTCTAAAGTTCTTAAAGATATGACTAAAGCTGAATTTATTGCAGCTATGAAAGGTTACCAAGATGGCTCTTATGGTGGAGCTATGAAAGGTTTAATGACTGTTCAAGTTAAAGGTCTAAGTGACGCTGACATCGAAGCTATGGCAAATAAAATTGCTAAATAA
- a CDS encoding GGDEF domain-containing protein: MILFHMYKISVDKDLFKDIQFKKTHILEKETSKYWQKELLEPKIIDDKIKYSIKQVDKLIITNGLGEDKPQLTIECDKIDYSAKKDIFEFYLGKILEQKNTDLEDNYKDTLIEELLREKAQLEDTMNRDHLTGVYNRRKMENDLDMFINQNNSSILSAIFVDADRFKGINDNFGHDAGDRTLVYLGQKLQKHAKILNGEVYRYGGEEFIILCFIPKNEIIDKLDELRKDIKSQRIYHSTRDISITVSMGVSFYSECSTKDDMIKKADDGVYKAKNNGRDRIEFG; encoded by the coding sequence TTGATACTATTTCATATGTATAAAATTTCTGTAGATAAAGACCTTTTCAAAGACATTCAATTTAAAAAAACTCATATTCTTGAAAAAGAGACTTCTAAGTATTGGCAAAAAGAGTTACTAGAGCCAAAAATAATTGATGATAAAATTAAATATAGTATTAAACAGGTTGATAAACTGATTATTACAAATGGTTTAGGAGAAGACAAACCTCAATTAACTATAGAGTGTGACAAGATTGATTATTCTGCAAAAAAAGATATATTCGAATTTTATTTAGGAAAAATATTAGAACAAAAAAATACAGATTTAGAAGATAACTATAAAGATACTTTGATTGAAGAACTTTTAAGAGAGAAAGCTCAATTAGAAGATACTATGAATCGTGATCATTTAACAGGTGTTTACAATAGAAGAAAAATGGAAAATGATTTAGATATGTTTATAAATCAAAATAATTCATCAATACTAAGTGCAATATTTGTTGATGCAGATAGGTTTAAAGGTATTAATGATAATTTTGGACATGATGCCGGAGATAGAACACTTGTTTATTTAGGTCAAAAGCTACAAAAACATGCAAAAATATTAAATGGTGAAGTATATAGGTATGGAGGAGAAGAGTTTATCATACTTTGCTTTATTCCTAAAAATGAAATTATTGATAAATTGGATGAATTAAGAAAAGATATTAAATCACAAAGAATTTATCATAGTACTAGAGATATCTCTATTACTGTAAGTATGGGAGTCTCTTTTTATTCTGAATGCTCTACTAAAGATGATATGATTAAAAAAGCAGATGATGGGGTTTATAAAGCTAAAAACAATGGACGAGATAGAATTGAGTTTGGTTAA
- a CDS encoding SH3 domain-containing protein produces MSNIYIPIKHILLYSFILFFTACSYKSKDVLDLSKYSQNPSSYTKDLKNYNLDQDNLTEKFISNYFSVWNTDKLSYTKEEASWGNIYSKREIYLENHLLASKDWFNKQISNSNFENFNQVLQKAILTKNSDFRVFPTSSRMFYNPSKAGEGFPFDYNQNSRVKINTPVLISHYSKDKAWAFVESHYVLGWVRLDNLLLIDENLKDGFMSNELYVIVKEGFEIFDKTSLEDMKVGTFFTKKDDKYLLATNNGFKKVDIDDYKIKKLPIKFDSKNIELISKEFIGEPYGWGGINNHRDCSSFTQDFFTPFGIYLKRNSKSQTELHKYIDLSKLEDKEKKEFIRKNAKPFLTLIYLRGHIMLYVGNKNNEPLVMHNVWGVRTKSLFGESGRNIIGKTVITTLEPGIELYNSDKSKTILRKIQGIVLLNQQTIEE; encoded by the coding sequence ATGTCAAACATATATATTCCTATTAAGCATATACTGTTATATTCTTTCATTCTTTTTTTTACTGCTTGTTCATACAAAAGCAAGGATGTATTAGACTTAAGTAAGTATTCACAAAACCCTTCTTCTTATACAAAAGACCTTAAAAACTACAATTTAGACCAAGATAATTTAACAGAAAAATTCATATCAAACTACTTTTCTGTTTGGAATACAGACAAACTCTCATATACCAAAGAAGAAGCTTCATGGGGGAATATTTATTCTAAAAGAGAAATATATTTAGAGAATCATTTATTAGCTTCAAAAGATTGGTTTAATAAACAAATCTCAAACTCAAACTTTGAAAACTTTAATCAAGTTTTACAAAAAGCAATTTTGACTAAAAATAGTGATTTTAGAGTTTTTCCTACAAGTAGTCGTATGTTTTACAATCCTTCAAAAGCAGGAGAAGGTTTCCCTTTTGACTATAACCAAAACTCAAGAGTAAAAATAAATACTCCAGTTTTAATATCACACTACTCTAAGGATAAAGCATGGGCTTTTGTAGAGTCTCATTATGTTTTAGGATGGGTTAGACTAGATAATCTTCTTTTAATAGATGAAAACCTAAAAGATGGATTTATGAGTAATGAACTTTATGTAATAGTAAAAGAAGGTTTTGAAATATTTGATAAAACTTCTTTAGAAGATATGAAAGTTGGAACATTTTTTACAAAAAAAGATGACAAATATCTACTTGCTACAAATAATGGGTTTAAAAAAGTAGATATAGATGATTATAAAATTAAGAAGTTACCAATAAAATTTGATTCAAAAAACATAGAACTTATATCAAAAGAGTTTATAGGTGAACCATATGGCTGGGGAGGGATAAACAATCATAGAGACTGTTCAAGCTTTACGCAAGATTTTTTCACACCTTTTGGTATTTATTTAAAAAGAAACTCAAAAAGTCAAACCGAGCTTCATAAATATATTGATCTTTCAAAACTAGAAGATAAAGAAAAAAAAGAGTTTATACGAAAAAATGCAAAGCCTTTTTTAACACTTATTTATCTTAGAGGGCATATAATGCTTTATGTAGGTAATAAAAATAATGAACCTCTGGTAATGCATAATGTCTGGGGAGTTAGAACAAAAAGTTTATTTGGAGAAAGTGGTAGAAACATAATAGGTAAAACAGTTATAACAACACTTGAACCAGGAATAGAGTTATATAACAGTGATAAATCAAAAACTATACTAAGAAAAATACAAGGTATAGTTTTATTAAATCAACAAACAATAGAAGAATAG
- the dat gene encoding D-amino-acid transaminase — MIVYVNEKYLEENDAQVNVNDRGYLFADGVYEGFRIYNGKIFKLQEHKNRFQRSLDELKISYSLKDEIEEVFKNLFKKNNYLKEDELFYYMQITRGVAPRDHGFQKEKPKAGIYAFLSKKKINLDAYNNGVKICTTADNRWARCDIKCISLIANCLAKQTAVEDGFFDALFVHDGVITEGTSTNVCFIKDDILYTHAATNRILSGVTRNFVLDLCKENDIKVVEFPLTTNKISDVDEAFLTGTSGEITPIIKIDNITIGNGKSGKITKKLQKYYREYVNNNFY, encoded by the coding sequence ATGATTGTTTATGTAAATGAAAAATATTTAGAAGAAAATGATGCACAAGTAAATGTAAATGATAGAGGATACTTATTTGCAGATGGAGTATATGAAGGATTTAGAATCTACAATGGCAAGATTTTTAAACTTCAAGAGCATAAAAATAGATTTCAAAGAAGTTTAGATGAACTTAAAATATCATACTCTTTGAAAGATGAGATAGAAGAAGTTTTTAAAAACTTATTTAAGAAAAACAATTATTTAAAAGAAGATGAACTTTTTTATTATATGCAAATAACAAGAGGTGTAGCACCAAGAGATCATGGTTTTCAAAAAGAAAAACCAAAAGCTGGAATATATGCCTTTCTTTCAAAGAAAAAAATCAATTTAGATGCATATAACAATGGAGTAAAAATATGTACTACTGCTGATAATAGATGGGCAAGATGTGATATAAAATGTATCTCACTTATTGCAAACTGTTTAGCAAAACAAACAGCTGTAGAAGATGGTTTTTTTGATGCCCTATTCGTACACGATGGAGTAATTACGGAAGGTACATCAACAAATGTATGTTTTATAAAAGATGATATTTTATATACTCATGCAGCTACAAATAGAATCCTAAGTGGGGTTACTAGAAATTTTGTTCTAGATTTATGTAAAGAAAATGATATCAAAGTAGTAGAGTTTCCTCTAACTACTAATAAAATATCAGATGTTGATGAAGCATTTCTAACAGGAACTTCAGGAGAGATAACTCCTATTATAAAAATAGATAATATTACTATAGGAAATGGAAAATCTGGGAAAATAACTAAGAAACTCCAGAAATACTATAGAGAGTATGTAAATAATAACTTTTATTAA
- a CDS encoding SDR family oxidoreductase, with protein sequence MKVLLTGSTGYIGRRLKQKLLANNNIELRLYVRNKKALSANIEEEAEVFEGDTFDKNKLETALEGVDTAFYLVHSLNNKNYKDLDKISAQNFIDTASKCGVKRVIYLGGLGVKNKDTSEHLLSRIETGEVLSSNKNVQTIWIRAGVIIGSGSTSFEIIRNLTEKLPIMTTPKWVYTKAEPIAVSDVLKYLEESLYLEEKENLIVDIGCEQLTYRDMMIQTGKALGLKRILIPLPFLSINISSYWLNLFTPVPFTVAKALIEGLKSEVVMQNDNAKKYFKNIKPISYIKAVRKAVKEIETNQVISRWSDNGGKIWDKNHSKEISDAIFVDRKESDISKLDKEKVYKSFTSIGGKNGWFDYDFLWVMRGVLDKMIGGVGLKRGRRDQENLRVGESLDFWKVADLKENERLLLYAQMRLPGTAWLEFKIEDNKLIQSAYFYPKGVFGRLYWYSLIPLHYFVFTNMIESIIKKAANE encoded by the coding sequence ATGAAAGTTTTACTAACAGGCTCTACTGGATATATAGGACGACGACTTAAACAAAAACTTTTAGCAAATAATAATATAGAGCTTAGACTTTATGTTAGAAACAAAAAAGCTCTGTCTGCAAATATTGAAGAAGAAGCAGAAGTTTTTGAAGGTGATACTTTTGACAAAAATAAACTTGAAACTGCTTTAGAAGGAGTTGATACTGCTTTTTATCTAGTTCACTCATTAAATAATAAAAACTACAAAGACCTAGATAAAATATCTGCTCAAAATTTTATAGATACAGCTTCCAAATGCGGAGTTAAAAGAGTTATCTATTTAGGTGGGTTAGGTGTTAAAAATAAAGACACTAGTGAACATCTTTTAAGTAGAATTGAAACTGGAGAAGTTCTAAGTTCAAATAAAAATGTACAAACTATCTGGATACGTGCAGGAGTTATTATAGGTTCAGGTAGTACAAGTTTTGAAATTATTAGAAATTTAACAGAAAAACTTCCAATCATGACTACTCCTAAGTGGGTATATACAAAAGCAGAACCAATAGCTGTAAGTGATGTATTAAAATATCTAGAAGAGTCTTTATATTTAGAAGAAAAAGAGAACTTGATAGTTGATATAGGATGTGAACAATTAACCTATAGAGACATGATGATACAAACAGGAAAAGCTTTAGGATTAAAAAGAATACTTATACCACTTCCTTTTCTGTCTATAAATATCTCTTCATATTGGTTAAATCTTTTTACCCCTGTTCCTTTTACTGTGGCAAAAGCTTTAATAGAAGGACTTAAATCAGAAGTTGTCATGCAAAATGACAATGCGAAAAAATACTTTAAAAATATAAAACCAATTTCTTATATAAAAGCAGTAAGAAAAGCTGTTAAAGAGATAGAAACAAACCAAGTTATCAGTAGATGGAGTGACAATGGTGGAAAAATCTGGGATAAAAATCATTCAAAAGAGATTTCAGACGCAATATTTGTAGATAGAAAAGAATCTGATATTTCAAAGTTAGATAAAGAAAAAGTATATAAAAGCTTTACTTCTATTGGTGGTAAAAATGGTTGGTTTGACTATGATTTCCTCTGGGTAATGAGAGGTGTTCTTGATAAGATGATAGGTGGAGTAGGACTCAAACGTGGAAGACGAGATCAAGAAAACCTAAGAGTTGGAGAAAGTTTAGACTTTTGGAAAGTAGCTGATTTAAAAGAGAACGAAAGACTTCTTTTATATGCCCAAATGAGACTTCCAGGAACTGCCTGGTTAGAGTTTAAAATTGAAGATAACAAACTTATTCAATCTGCGTACTTCTATCCAAAAGGAGTATTTGGAAGACTTTACTGGTATAGCTTAATTCCTCTACATTATTTTGTATTTACAAATATGATTGAGTCTATTATAAAAAAAGCTGCCAATGAATAG
- a CDS encoding efflux RND transporter permease subunit, with protein sequence MIQTITKFGLKKPILNHFLLFFLFVLSVFAYLSIPKEIFPPASLDAVSISGSYTGASSDLLDKMAVEDLEDELTSLEEAGDITSVIKNGYFSINVKLKRGFEASDVIDDVKDIVTKTKVNLPSDMDEPVVKEIIGEIPLITVVLYGDDSKERLLDVAKDVKSTLSGLKDLSSLSIWGDSDRELLIKFDENKIKAYGLNLQDVINTVQNLSSIFPAGIVKDKTRHYYLSTYNGEKDINKIQNTILKIANNRLYLKDIAKVSFQLADVNNISHFNGNRDVSIGINKSESGDAIELVKQIKEILVDYKKQYPSLEFDTHTDTSVWIKNRLNTVVSNILFGLCLLFIALFFFINVRIAIVIAIGIPTSFMIGLIAAEAMGYSLNMLSLLGALIALGMLVDEAIVVGENIYRHMEMGKDRMTAALDGALEVYPAVLTATATTIFAFLPILLMTGEVGKFMKVLPIMITILLLSSLVEAFFFLPLHARQIFSVHTKAKKSDKIWEVNKKIYKTILNFLLKRRFVALTIMVVSIIGATYFLAVNSRFQFLPDFDSTQVYITGSVGVGKKIEQTEELVAKIEQKIIKEYDFANNLDSVSSVIGMRLDGKNIPQNEEFYFHIFVNLYERAPQNIFDKYINPYLSPKYDDTNMKREKSAQDIEADLKELLKPLIDSREYEEFKVFVPGAGIVKNDIELAISGNNKKIANAVTIIKNKLSSIKGVSNIADDILEGNVELKFKVNSYGQRLGFTENYIVSSIRPLYFKGAYSKMFDDNGIVEVVFQSKNKDTLSSLDFFEIIIPGTNQKVLLKDVVNIIEQKALSQIFKENNKRIVSITASSSGVTSSEIFEQLDPILDELRREVSIDVKGEQEENQKVQREMAEAALLAIILIFIALIWMFDSVVKSLIILSTVPLSILGVLVGHLVIGINITMPSLIGIVGLAGVIVNDGIIMMDFIKKGKTLLELEEYALMRLRPILLTSATTILGLSTLMFFASGQALILQPMAVSLGFGILWATILNLYYVPMVYRLIYLRKAEN encoded by the coding sequence ATGATTCAGACAATAACTAAGTTTGGTCTTAAAAAACCAATACTAAATCATTTTCTACTTTTTTTCCTTTTTGTTTTATCTGTTTTTGCATACTTAAGTATTCCAAAAGAGATTTTTCCTCCAGCTTCACTTGATGCAGTTTCTATTTCTGGAAGTTATACAGGTGCTAGTTCGGATTTACTAGATAAGATGGCTGTTGAGGATTTGGAAGATGAACTTACTTCTTTAGAGGAAGCAGGGGATATAACATCAGTAATCAAAAATGGTTACTTCTCAATTAATGTAAAACTAAAAAGAGGTTTTGAAGCAAGTGATGTTATAGATGATGTAAAAGATATAGTTACAAAAACAAAAGTAAATTTACCCTCTGATATGGATGAACCTGTTGTAAAAGAGATAATAGGTGAAATACCTCTTATTACTGTGGTTTTATATGGAGATGACTCAAAAGAGAGACTTTTAGATGTTGCAAAAGATGTGAAATCTACTCTTTCAGGATTAAAAGATTTAAGTTCACTCTCTATTTGGGGAGATAGTGATAGAGAACTTCTAATAAAATTTGATGAAAATAAAATAAAAGCATATGGCTTAAATTTACAAGATGTTATAAATACTGTTCAAAATTTGAGTTCTATATTCCCTGCTGGTATTGTAAAAGATAAAACAAGACACTATTATCTTAGTACTTATAATGGTGAAAAAGATATAAATAAAATTCAAAATACTATCTTAAAAATTGCAAATAATAGACTATATTTAAAAGATATTGCAAAGGTAAGTTTCCAACTAGCAGATGTAAATAATATTTCGCACTTCAATGGTAACAGAGATGTCTCTATTGGAATAAACAAAAGTGAAAGTGGAGATGCCATTGAGTTAGTAAAACAGATAAAAGAGATTTTGGTTGATTATAAAAAACAGTATCCCTCTTTGGAATTTGATACTCATACAGATACTTCTGTTTGGATTAAAAATAGACTTAATACAGTAGTTTCAAATATTCTTTTTGGTTTATGTTTATTGTTTATTGCACTTTTCTTTTTTATAAATGTACGTATAGCTATTGTAATTGCAATAGGTATTCCAACTTCTTTTATGATTGGTCTTATTGCTGCTGAAGCTATGGGATATAGTTTAAATATGTTGTCTCTTCTAGGTGCTTTGATTGCTTTAGGAATGTTAGTTGATGAAGCAATTGTTGTGGGTGAAAATATTTATAGACATATGGAAATGGGTAAAGATAGGATGACCGCAGCTCTTGATGGAGCTTTAGAGGTTTATCCTGCTGTTTTAACTGCAACTGCAACTACTATATTCGCTTTTTTACCAATTCTTCTTATGACAGGAGAAGTAGGGAAGTTTATGAAGGTATTGCCTATTATGATTACAATTCTTTTATTGTCTTCTTTAGTTGAAGCTTTTTTCTTTTTACCTTTACATGCAAGACAAATATTTAGTGTTCATACAAAGGCTAAGAAGTCAGATAAAATTTGGGAAGTAAATAAAAAGATATATAAAACAATTTTAAACTTTTTACTTAAAAGAAGATTTGTAGCTTTAACTATAATGGTTGTATCAATTATCGGTGCTACATATTTTTTAGCAGTAAATTCTAGATTTCAATTTTTACCAGATTTTGATTCTACCCAAGTTTATATAACTGGTTCAGTTGGTGTTGGAAAAAAGATTGAACAAACAGAAGAATTAGTTGCTAAAATAGAACAAAAGATAATAAAAGAATATGATTTCGCAAACAATCTAGATTCTGTATCTTCTGTAATAGGGATGAGACTTGATGGTAAAAATATACCACAAAATGAAGAGTTTTATTTTCATATATTTGTAAACCTTTATGAAAGAGCACCTCAAAATATTTTTGATAAATATATAAATCCTTATTTGTCTCCAAAATATGATGATACAAATATGAAAAGAGAAAAGTCTGCACAAGATATTGAAGCAGATTTAAAAGAGCTTTTAAAACCTCTAATTGATAGTAGAGAGTACGAAGAGTTTAAAGTTTTTGTTCCTGGTGCTGGAATTGTTAAAAATGACATAGAACTTGCTATTAGTGGAAACAATAAAAAAATTGCTAATGCAGTAACTATAATAAAAAATAAACTTTCATCTATCAAGGGTGTTTCAAATATTGCGGATGATATTTTAGAAGGAAATGTTGAACTTAAATTTAAAGTTAACTCTTATGGACAAAGACTTGGGTTTACTGAAAACTATATAGTTTCAAGTATAAGACCTTTATATTTTAAAGGCGCATACTCTAAGATGTTTGATGATAATGGAATAGTTGAAGTTGTCTTCCAAAGTAAAAACAAAGATACTCTTAGTTCTTTAGACTTTTTTGAGATTATAATACCTGGAACTAATCAAAAAGTACTTTTAAAAGATGTTGTGAATATTATCGAGCAAAAAGCTTTATCTCAAATATTTAAAGAAAACAATAAACGGATTGTATCAATTACTGCAAGTTCAAGTGGAGTAACATCTTCGGAGATTTTCGAGCAATTAGATCCTATTTTAGATGAACTTAGACGTGAAGTATCAATAGATGTAAAAGGTGAACAAGAGGAAAATCAAAAAGTTCAAAGAGAGATGGCAGAAGCTGCTTTATTAGCTATTATTCTTATTTTTATTGCTCTAATTTGGATGTTTGATTCAGTCGTAAAATCTTTAATTATTCTTTCAACTGTACCTTTATCTATTTTAGGTGTTTTAGTAGGACACTTAGTTATTGGAATCAATATAACTATGCCAAGTTTGATTGGTATTGTTGGACTTGCTGGGGTTATTGTAAATGATGGAATTATTATGATGGACTTTATAAAAAAAGGTAAAACTCTTTTAGAACTTGAAGAGTATGCTTTAATGAGATTGAGACCTATTTTATTGACCTCTGCAACAACTATATTAGGACTATCAACTCTGATGTTCTTTGCTTCTGGACAAGCTTTAATCCTACAACCTATGGCAGTCTCACTAGGATTTGGAATTCTTTGGGCTACTATTTTAAATCTATATTATGTACCTATGGTTTATAGACTTATATACTTAAGAAAAGCAGAAAACTAA